GCCGGACACTAGTGACCCTCCCCCAGTCTTTTTGGGGGGAGGGTGGGCCGGTGGTGCCGGCCCGGGTGGGGGCCGCCCCGGGCTCCGCCTCGCACGACGGGAAAACGGCCGGAGCATCGCTGCCCCGGCCGCCTTCGTTCATCCATCAACCGGCGTTACCGATGCAACCGGGACCTCTACCGGTAGAAGCGGTACTTGTCGCGCTCCTGCATCCAGGTGCGCATCTCCTCGTCCCAGCGGCGCTGGATCACGCGCGGGTCCTCGCCGCGGTCAAAGGCGGCGCGCGCCCACGTAGAGCCGATCATCTGCGTGAAGCCCGTGTTGGCAACCCGGAACTGCCCCGGGTTCTGCCGCTTGGCCTCCGTCAGAACCACCAGCGTCGTGTACACCGGCCGGAACGCGCGGCGGTCCGTCACCTCGATCTTGAGCGTGGTGAACTTCGTCCCCTTGTACTGCGTGTCCACCGCCGGGTCCGTCGTCGGCGTGATCTCCGTGGGCACGAAGCGCACGCCCGGCAGGTTGTACTGCGCAATCGCCGCCAGCAGCCGGTTGGCGTCCAGCCACGGCGCGCCGATGTACGAGAACGGCGCGTCCGTGCCGCGCCCCACGTGCACGTTGGTCCCCTCCGCCAGCACCAGCCCGCTGAAGTTGAGCGCCGCGTCCACCGAGCGGATGTTGGGGCTGGGGTTGATCCACCGCAGCCCCGTCTGCTCGAACCAGGTGTCCGGCCGCCATCCCTCGGCCCGGATCACGTGCAGGTCCACGCCCAGCCCGGAATCGTCGTTGAAGTACGCGGCCACCTCCCCCGACGTCATCCCGTGGCGCAGCGGCACCGTGTAGTAGCCGGTGATGACCTGCGTGACGTTGCGCACGTTGATGTCCATCACCGGCCCGTCCACCGCCTCCGTGATGGGATTGGGGCGATCGAGGACCACAAAGGGAATGCCGCGCTTCTTGGCCTCTTCCATGGCCATGGTCATGGTCCACACGAAGGTGTAGGGCCGCGCACCGATGTCCTGGATGTCGTAGAGAAGGATGTCGACGTTGGCCAGCTCCTCGGCCGTGGGGCGCTGCGTACGGTCATACAGCGAAAAGATGGGGATGCCGGTGCGGGTGTCCTTGCCCCCGGCCACCGTCTCGCCCGCCTCGGCCGTGCCGCGGATGCCGTGCTCCGGCCCGAACAGCGCCACCAGCTGCACCCCCGGCGTGCGCGCCAGCAGGTCAGCGCTCAGCTCGCCCGAGCGCGTGACGGCGCTCTGGTTGGTGATGAGCCCCACCCGCTTGCCCCGCAGCAGCGAAAGCGAGTCGCGCACCAGCACCTCCAGCCCGGGCACCACCGCGCGCTGCGCCTGCGCCGGCGCGGCCGGGGGCGGCGTGGTGGCCGCCACCGGCGCGGAGGCCGGCGGAAGGGTGTCTCCGGGGGCCTCGCCGCCCGGGGCGCCGCTGCGGCACGAGGCGGTGAACGACACGGCCAGCGCCGCGGCGAGAGCGGAACGGCGAAGGTGCGTGCGATGGGGCTGTGGCATCCTGAGCTTTCGCGGTTGTGCGCCCGCGCGCCCAACGGCGCGCATGGCACGGTACACGCATCGGCGCGGGGCAAAGGCCCGCGCGAATTCAGGGCCTCCGTGCCGCGAAATGCGGGCCATGCAAACGACCGGAGCCATGCACGTGAGATCGTCGGGAGGTCAGGGGTGACCGAAACGTACCGCCCGGCGCGTCCGGAAGAGATCGACGACGTCGCCCGTCTCAAGGCGCACAGCTTTCCCGCGCCCAACCGCGGCCACGAATGGTGGGAGAACTTTCTGGTCAACGGCCCCCACGGCGGCCTGGAGGCGCTGTGGGTGACGGAGGACCAGGGGCGGCTCATCGGCTCGTGCCAGCTGCTGTGGATGCGGCAGTGGATCAGCGGGGTGGCCATGCCCGTCATGGGCCTCGGCTCCGTGGCCATCGCCCCCACGCACCGCAAGCGCGGATTGGCGACGCGGATGCTGATCGCCGGCTTCGAGCACGCCCGCGAGCGCGGTGACGTCGCCTCCATCCTGTATCCCTTTCGCGCCTCGTTCTACGAAAGCCTGGGATACGGGCTGGCCGGCGAGGCGCACCAGTACCAGGTCCCCCCCGCCCTGCTGCCGGACGACAAGCAGGAGCGGCTGCGCGTGCGGATGGTGGACGGCGACGCGGACGAGGCCGCCATGCGCGCCGTCTACCGCGAGGCCGCCCAGCGCCTGCAGACCGGGCAGCTGGACCGCACCGAGCGCAACTGGCGGCAGAGCTGGAAGCGCGACGACCTGGCCGCCGTCCTGTACTGGGGTGAAAGCGGCGAGGCGGAGGGGTACGCCATCGTGCGCTACCGGGCGGACCTCCCCATCGACCGGCGCTTCATCGAGGTGGAGGAGCGCGTCTGGCTCACCCTGCGGGCGCAGCGCGGCATCTACGCCTGGCTTTCGTCCCTGGGCGACCAGTGGCGGGAAATCGTCTATCGCGCGCACCCGGAAGAAGGGTTCGGCGACCGGCTGAGCGAGCCGCGGCTGCCGCTTCTCTCCGCGCCCAACTGGGGGCTCTGGTTCCCCTCCGCCACGCTGCTGCGCGGCCCCATGCTTCGCGTGCTGGACGTGCCCGACGCGCTGCGGCTGCGGCGCCTGGCGGGAACGCAGGAGCTGACGCTGGCGCTGGAGGTGGAGGACCACCAGATCCCGGAAAACCGCGGGCCGTGGCGGGTGCACATCGAGGGCGGGCGGATGGAGGTGGAGCCGTACACCGGCGGCCACGTGGACGGAACGCTGCGGCTGCCCATCGACACCCTGTCGCGCATCTTCGTGGGGGCGCTGGCACCCTGGCAGGCCATGTCGGGCGGGCTGGCCGTCATTGACCGGCCGGCGCTGATCCCGCGGCTGGACCAGTCGTTCAGCGTGCCCAAGCCGTGGATGTTCGACCGGTTCTGACGGAAGAGATGGATCCGTCGTCATGGACGCGGCGGAGCGGGACGTGGAGGGTGGCGGGAGACGGGTGACGCAAAACCGGGGAGGGATGATGCGGGGAACGGGATGGATGCGGCGTGGAGCGCCGGCGGGAGCGCTCCTGCTGCTGGCGGCGATGGCGGCCGCGTGCGGCGGGGGCGGCGACAAGGGCGCGAGCGGGGGGCCGGATGTGCCGCCGCCGCCGGGCGGCTACAAGACCTTTGCGGGCGGGCCGCCGGGGGGCACGCTGATCGTGCTGGCGGAGGGCGAGCCGGATGACCTGAACCCGCTCACCTACGACGGCAACCCGGCGTTCCAGGCGGTGCGGCTGATGTTCCGCGCGCTGGCCCGGCGCGACAGCACGCTGGTGACGTACACGCCGGACCTGCTGGAGCGGTGGGAGCAGCCGGACCCGGCCACCGTGCTGCTGCACGTGCGCCCCGGCCTGAAGTGGCATGACGGCCGGCCGGTGACGGCCGAGGACGTGGTCTTTACCATCGAGCGGCAGAAGGACCCCAAGACGGCGTCGCCGCGGCTGCAGGACGTGGCCGGGGTGGAGACCGTGCGCGTCGTGGATCCCATGACGGCCGAGGTCAAGCTGAACCGCACCGGCCCCAGCACGCTGAACGCGCTGCTGGAGGTGGTTCCCGTTCCCAAGCACCTGCTGGGGAGCGTGGCGCCGGAGCAGTTCCGCTTTCAGCCGTTCAGCCAGCGGCCGGTAGGCAACGGGCTGTTCCGCTTCGGACAGTGGCAGAAGGGGCAGCAGTTGACGCTCCTGGCCAACCCCGACGCGCCGGAGGGCCGGCCCTCGCTGGAGCGCATCGTCATCCGCCTGATCCCCGAGCCCACGGCCCGGCTCACGGAGCTGATGAACGGCAACGGCGACCTGGCCAAGGTTCCCGCGCACCAGTACCGCGAGCTGCAGAACGCGCGCGGCATCAAGCTGTACACGGCGGCGCAGGTGCGGCCGGCGTGGATCGCCTTCAACACGCAGAAGGCGCCGGTGAACGACCCCGCCGTACGGCGCGCCATCCTCATGGGCGTGAACCGGGACACCATCGTCCGGGCGCTGTTCGGGCCGCAGGGGCGGGCGGCGCTCACCCCCATTCCCCCGCGCATCGATCCGTCGGGCGGCGCGGTGCGCCCCATCCCGTACAACCAGGCGGAGGCGGGGCGTCTGCTGGATGGGGCCGGCTGGCGCGACAGCAACGGCGACGGCGTGCGCGACAAGGGCGGCGTTCCGCTGGCCATCCAGGTGGAGTTCAGCGCGGCGGACCCCGTCCGCGGCGACATGCTGGTGGCCATGCAGGCGCAGCTCAAGCGCATCGGGGTGGACCTGCAGCCGCGCCAGTACGAGCGCACCACGTGGGTGGAGCGGCTGCGCGGGCGCACCTACACGGCGTCGTTCTGGGGATGGGGATGGGGCCCGGGGGTGATGGGGCCCAACGCCGAGGCCATCTGGCACTCGCGCAGCATTCCGCCCAAGGGCCCCAACTTCGCGGGGTACAGCAACCCGCGGGTGGACGCGCTGATCGACTCGGTGCTGGTGGGGAACGACACCACCGTCGCGCGGGGCCAGTGGGCGCGCATGGAGCAGATGGTGATCGACGACGCGGTGTACGCGCCGATCTTCCTCGATCCCGAGTTCTACGCGGCCAGCGACCGGTTCGCCAACGTCAAGTTCCGCGGCCCGGAGTGGTGGGAGGACGTGATCTTCTGGTCCGTCCCCCAGAACCGCCGCATCGCCCGCGACCGCACCCGCTGATCGTGGCTGGTGGATGAAAGCAAGGCCCTCCCCGGAGCTTCCGGGGAGGGCCTCTTTTCATCGTGTCGTCCGGAAGAAAGTCCCCCGGCTGTGCGGCTCTGCGTCGATCCGCGCCGGAAATCCCGATCGCCCTACAGCGCCAGCAGCCGATCCGCGCGGTCGAGGAGTGCGTCGCGCCAGGCCAGCTTCCGGAGCCATTCGGGCGGGATGGCGGACAGGCCGTAGATGGCGCCCGCGAGCTGCCCCGCCACGCAGGCCACGCTGTCGGCGTCGTCCCCCAGATTCGCCGCCAGAAGCACCGCCTCCTCGAAGCTGCCGCTGTTCCAGATGCTCCAGAGCGCCGCTTCCAGCGTGTCCACCACATAGCCCGAGGAGCGGATCTGGTCGCGGGTCTTGGACTTGTACTCGCCCGCGTTGATGATCTGCGCGCGCGGCGTGAGCGACGCGAGCATGGGTGCCAGAACGGCTTCCCGCGGGGCGCCCCGCAGCGCGTGGTGCATCTGCATGGCGAAGATCTGGCAGCAGGCGAGCGCGTCCATGGCCCCGTGGGTCACGCGGCTCTGCGCGGCGGCCATGTACCACGTCTGCCGCAGCGAGCCGCGCCAGGCGATGGCCACGGGCGCGACGCGCACCAGCGATCCGTTGCCGGCGGTGCGGTCGCTGGTGTTGCCCCGCCACCGGAAGTCCTCCGCCTCGTGCCCCTCCACGGCGGTACGCGTGGCGTTGCCGATGTCGAAGCAGTGGCCGGTAACGCTGTTCAGCCCGTCGCGGTACCAGCGCACCAGCAGCCGGGCGAAGCTCGCGGGATTGAACTCGCCGTCGGCGATGATGGCGTCCGCCAGGCACAGGGCCATGGTGGTGTCGTCCGTCCACTCGCCGGCTGCGAGCCTGAAGGGACCGCCGCCGACCATGTCATGGACGTGCCCGGCGTCCCGCGGCTGAAACTCGAGCGTGGTTCCTACCGCGTCGCCGGCGGCCATGCCGAGCAGCGCGCCGCGGGCCCGGTCGCGCGCGGCTTCCGGGGAAAGCGCGTCGGCGGGCGTATCGAGCCAGGACAGGGGGGCGCGATCGCCCTCGGCGCGGCGCGCCTCATCGGCATCGATCTGCCCCATCCGCATCCGCAGCCCCGGCGAGGCGGGCGGCGACAGGTGGCGGTAGTGGGCGACGACGTACTCGCCCAGCGCCAAATCGTCCGCGTGCAGGTCGATCATCAACCCATCTCCCCAGAAGTGTGATTACGATCACCCGTCCGATTCCATCCGCGCCCCCCGGAGCGCGCTCCACGGAGAAACGCGGAACGGAATCCGGGCCGGAAACGCAGCGGAGGTCACGGACAACCTCCGTGACCTCCGTGCATCCTCCGTGGCCTCCGTGTGAAACGGCAGTTCTCTGCTGCTCTGCTGCTTCGCGTGAGGCACTGGTTCAGTTAGAGCGCGTCACGCCCAGC
Above is a window of Longimicrobium terrae DNA encoding:
- a CDS encoding exo-beta-N-acetylmuramidase NamZ domain-containing protein; this encodes MPQPHRTHLRRSALAAALAVSFTASCRSGAPGGEAPGDTLPPASAPVAATTPPPAAPAQAQRAVVPGLEVLVRDSLSLLRGKRVGLITNQSAVTRSGELSADLLARTPGVQLVALFGPEHGIRGTAEAGETVAGGKDTRTGIPIFSLYDRTQRPTAEELANVDILLYDIQDIGARPYTFVWTMTMAMEEAKKRGIPFVVLDRPNPITEAVDGPVMDINVRNVTQVITGYYTVPLRHGMTSGEVAAYFNDDSGLGVDLHVIRAEGWRPDTWFEQTGLRWINPSPNIRSVDAALNFSGLVLAEGTNVHVGRGTDAPFSYIGAPWLDANRLLAAIAQYNLPGVRFVPTEITPTTDPAVDTQYKGTKFTTLKIEVTDRRAFRPVYTTLVVLTEAKRQNPGQFRVANTGFTQMIGSTWARAAFDRGEDPRVIQRRWDEEMRTWMQERDKYRFYR
- a CDS encoding GNAT family N-acetyltransferase; translation: MTETYRPARPEEIDDVARLKAHSFPAPNRGHEWWENFLVNGPHGGLEALWVTEDQGRLIGSCQLLWMRQWISGVAMPVMGLGSVAIAPTHRKRGLATRMLIAGFEHARERGDVASILYPFRASFYESLGYGLAGEAHQYQVPPALLPDDKQERLRVRMVDGDADEAAMRAVYREAAQRLQTGQLDRTERNWRQSWKRDDLAAVLYWGESGEAEGYAIVRYRADLPIDRRFIEVEERVWLTLRAQRGIYAWLSSLGDQWREIVYRAHPEEGFGDRLSEPRLPLLSAPNWGLWFPSATLLRGPMLRVLDVPDALRLRRLAGTQELTLALEVEDHQIPENRGPWRVHIEGGRMEVEPYTGGHVDGTLRLPIDTLSRIFVGALAPWQAMSGGLAVIDRPALIPRLDQSFSVPKPWMFDRF
- a CDS encoding ABC transporter substrate-binding protein, with amino-acid sequence MRRGAPAGALLLLAAMAAACGGGGDKGASGGPDVPPPPGGYKTFAGGPPGGTLIVLAEGEPDDLNPLTYDGNPAFQAVRLMFRALARRDSTLVTYTPDLLERWEQPDPATVLLHVRPGLKWHDGRPVTAEDVVFTIERQKDPKTASPRLQDVAGVETVRVVDPMTAEVKLNRTGPSTLNALLEVVPVPKHLLGSVAPEQFRFQPFSQRPVGNGLFRFGQWQKGQQLTLLANPDAPEGRPSLERIVIRLIPEPTARLTELMNGNGDLAKVPAHQYRELQNARGIKLYTAAQVRPAWIAFNTQKAPVNDPAVRRAILMGVNRDTIVRALFGPQGRAALTPIPPRIDPSGGAVRPIPYNQAEAGRLLDGAGWRDSNGDGVRDKGGVPLAIQVEFSAADPVRGDMLVAMQAQLKRIGVDLQPRQYERTTWVERLRGRTYTASFWGWGWGPGVMGPNAEAIWHSRSIPPKGPNFAGYSNPRVDALIDSVLVGNDTTVARGQWARMEQMVIDDAVYAPIFLDPEFYAASDRFANVKFRGPEWWEDVIFWSVPQNRRIARDRTR
- the tri1 gene encoding ADP-ribosylarginine hydrolase Tri1, with product MIDLHADDLALGEYVVAHYRHLSPPASPGLRMRMGQIDADEARRAEGDRAPLSWLDTPADALSPEAARDRARGALLGMAAGDAVGTTLEFQPRDAGHVHDMVGGGPFRLAAGEWTDDTTMALCLADAIIADGEFNPASFARLLVRWYRDGLNSVTGHCFDIGNATRTAVEGHEAEDFRWRGNTSDRTAGNGSLVRVAPVAIAWRGSLRQTWYMAAAQSRVTHGAMDALACCQIFAMQMHHALRGAPREAVLAPMLASLTPRAQIINAGEYKSKTRDQIRSSGYVVDTLEAALWSIWNSGSFEEAVLLAANLGDDADSVACVAGQLAGAIYGLSAIPPEWLRKLAWRDALLDRADRLLAL